The following is a genomic window from Platichthys flesus chromosome 13, fPlaFle2.1, whole genome shotgun sequence.
caaCCAACACACAACTGACCCCGACATGTTTACTACAGACACAACCGACTCACTTCCCATGATACTTCTCCCTCACTTCCGCATCAGCGTTCACGTGCTTTTGTTGATTACATGACATCACATGACACGAGTCCCATAAGAaactaaaatgtgaaaatgctAAGAAACTAACAGGGAAATGAatgattacaaaataaaacaggcattatgtcttaaatatatatatttaatttgatataaatgtatatCACGGCAAATAATAGTCTTCAGAAGAAAAGTACAAAACGTGAACCGTCTAGTAAGAAGTAGTATAGTTGCACCTTTGGtcatattgtgttattgttataTTGCATATCaagtttttgatttaattaaatttttattTTAGCTTGTGAGGTCTAAACTTTACACCACGGCGTGGCGCTACAGCACTGCAGACGCCTGTGTGCGCATGTTTAAGCTGcggcagaagaagaaggtggCAGATAGGGGGCGTCCGCTCTGTGTTCCTCCGCCATGCTGTTTTCTGTGCTGCGGCTCAGTGCTCATCACCTGCGGACCCTCAGCCCCGTTCACACCGTCTCTCAAACTTATTACTCCGCACACATGGCGAAGCGCGTTGCCGTTGTGCTGGCGGGATGTGGCGTCTACGACGGGAGCGAGATCCACGAGGCCTCCGCTATTCTGGTTCAcctgagcagaggaggagcgactgtaagtatgtgtgtgtgtgtctgttcgagggccggtctttcctacaggcgacataggctaggcagagttttttgcccccttctatatgtggtatggccaaaaatattgtatttaactactttaacagtaatttaagtagtttcattagagaaatcagttaatgacagcagcactcatgtggaacgtttggcacgggagcagttgcaccccgtcctgtcagatgcagtctagATGAGTAACTGAATGCtctgtgtcgttactgctgctgcattcatcctgtactCTACAGGtcagtagtgggtgagagtcacctacgtcagctcctaaagcttcgcttgatcaccacgagtgtcattgagacatgttgatattgttttgattttctacttagactggtgaaacttagaaactccgcagGGAAGTGAggggagacactcgcgcactaggtgggcggggctacattcgcctgtaaaactgcggtcaagccagccgacactcgcGTGTCTTcggtcaaatcagccgacacagaaattctactgcacccatatactgatatttatggtaaacgcatccgaACCGCACATCCctttttctttacagtgtgtagtacagctccgacacacacagactctgtaattcatgtattgttattgtgccttattaagaccagttataagctaatgttcaataggtctatattgtaaatgtttatatttctttacgagtggtgatgtatattaagatgttttgaagaaaagagacaccataataattgaatgtatgttttatgcactttaaaatgcagttacactcaaagaaatgcttgtacttgaatttgtgtttaatttgaataagctgcagtctggatgtggaactgaaggctccgtgtcgttactgctgctgcattgctgctgtattctacagatatactttctgggacccataacatatatctccaaccaatactttgacattaaaaaaattaatctaacatgagggtaaaatgaggcaaaaatcgaggtaccaacctccttggtgttgtcagaacgtgctagcacattgaggcttatggttagagtgtgtgtgtccaagcaacttcgacgaagaaagaaataattttataataagttttcgtgggggcgccaggagtgaagcttgcctagagcgccaaatgtgctagggccggccctgtctgtctgtgtgtgtgtggagctaacagtgtgtttgtgtgtgtgacccccTCTACAAGCGGATTATCTGTACTTTGATTCAATACAACCTACTGAACAGTTTGgttgttttcctgttgttgtggttgttgttgttgttgttattgacttgatgcatgtgtgtgatttaaaGCTGGAGAAACACGCTACAGGTTTAAACTTCAGGTCAGAGGCTGAACCTGCAGAGCAGCTGAAGTTAGACCcatacaacaaacacacacatcatagaCTGCTCTACTTCgttgaaaaaaaatcaacagttttttgtcacacacaaacaaacacattttgcatGACTGTAAACACTTGTAAAGGTTCACTTAtatttaaagtttcagtgtgcagattttagtgacatctagtggtgaagctgcatgttgcaatgaaagagaacctgccgtagccttcagttgtcataaaaactcataaggtctttagtttgtccagtgtgggctactgtaaaaaacatggtggcctccgtagagatgacccgctcccgatgtaaatatgaagtacTTAAATATAAACAGTTCATTCtatggtaaagaaaacaacaatttgtacaattgaGATGAAACGCACTATTGAAAACATCACTGGGATGATTTCTGCCATTAGAtccttttcacctaaatcttacacactgaacctttttaAGGTCTGTTTTAATACGATGCCTCCATATGAACATTAGTTGTAATTATTCCGTCTTGACCATAATGGCCCTAAAGGGTTTATTTACATtaggattacacaaaatgtaGTGAACTGCTTTTTACCAAACTCACTGGAGTGATCGAAGAAAAccttacattttggtgtggatatGGTTAAAGGAGCAGACTCTGATATTTTTTCAATCACCATTTTCAACAACTTCAAATAACATATGGCTGTTGATATAACAAATTTATGGTTTTGAGAACTTTTTGTAGAATTTGGAGCAGATCATCATAATAATCCAGATTTGGTGGAAGAACATGTTTAGAgttatgtgtttatgtatttctgGTGATGACATCAGAGTCCAGacctttgtcttttttctcctgcaggtgAAAATGTTTGCCCCCAACATTGAGCAGATGCACGTGGTGGATCATCTGAAGGGCGAACCATCCCAGGAGAAGAGGAACGTGCTGGTGGAGAGCGCACGCCTGGCTCGGGGAGACATCCAGGACCTGGCCAAACTCAGCGTCAAAGACCACGACGCCATTATCTTCCCAGGTGTGGTTGTAGCAACAATATTTTCCAGTCTAAATTCAATCCTGTCTATACGGAGATCGTAGAGAATATTCTCACCTCTTCTGTTTTGATGTTTGTCAGGTGGTTTCGGGGCAGCGAAGAACCTGTGTACGTGGGCGGTGCAGGGGAAGGACTGCTCCGTCAATGACGAGGTCAAGGCGGCGCTGCAGGCGTTCCACAGCGAGGGCAAACCTATCGGACTGTGCTGCATCTCGCCTGTCCTGGCTGCCAAGGTGCTCCCCGGCTGTGAGGTCACCGTCGGCGTGGAGAAAGACGACAAGTGAGTCTGACCAAACCTGATATTCTTATTTCAAAGCGATCAGGGATAAAGCCACAGTGTTCGGGTCCGGTGCTGCCAACCAACCTATCACGAGTGAATCTCAGCTGTCCCTCATGATGTTATGACCCATATTTATGTTGAACTATTTACaaccaaacataaaaaaaaaatgacctatctaaaatgacaaaccatctttgagatattttggcttgtTCTCGTCCTATCTGTTAATCTGAAGAGTTATGTTGCTTTATTCCCAGATGGTGGATTTTCGGATAAACTAAAGATGAGAAAGCCGCACTGAAGCATTTCTTTAAACCAACAAAGATCTTAATTTTTGTAACTGAAAACTGTTTGGTCCTGCTCTCTTCACACCAGGTACCCAGACACGTCAGGC
Proteins encoded in this region:
- the zgc:162944 gene encoding glutamine amidotransferase-like class 1 domain-containing protein 3, mitochondrial — translated: MLFSVLRLSAHHLRTLSPVHTVSQTYYSAHMAKRVAVVLAGCGVYDGSEIHEASAILVHLSRGGATVKMFAPNIEQMHVVDHLKGEPSQEKRNVLVESARLARGDIQDLAKLSVKDHDAIIFPGGFGAAKNLCTWAVQGKDCSVNDEVKAALQAFHSEGKPIGLCCISPVLAAKVLPGCEVTVGVEKDDKYPDTSGTAEAINQLGCKHMSKSVGESHVDEKNKLVTTCAFMCNAPIHEIFDGIGSMVRDVLKLA